From Hippoglossus stenolepis isolate QCI-W04-F060 chromosome 19, HSTE1.2, whole genome shotgun sequence, the proteins below share one genomic window:
- the nsun6 gene encoding tRNA (cytosine(72)-C(5))-methyltransferase NSUN6 isoform X1, with translation MSVFTRISLKPEVVEHLQSVFLNAEVLAAVGHQEAESRFHRLLTCLTHPPSYTCVRASTHLASLEEIRHKLGEELTKQQMCSSSAEDVSLRIVPHPRIPDVLLLPVDGPRPVKQLSSEVMVGAQCGNAVLRGAHVFAPGILASPKYMKAGDVVSVFSDLEGRCTRGATSFQGKKVFVGNGVAELGRSSIFCADKPPKGVGVRMVDPLYQSPSFDGVLPNLAFLQNLPSVVVGHVLGPRPGERILDMCAAPGGKTCHIAALMGDQGEVMALDRIRNKIDRIHQNAQMLQLRSIKAFCFNSTQAVSSDPAHGTEGPPFPPESFDRVLLDAPCSGLGQRPNMACTWSLKEICSYQPLQRKLFHAAVQLLKTGGVLVYSTCTVTLAENEEQVAWALATFPCLTLQPQEPHIGAEGMLGAGLPPEQLRLLQRFSPELIWDQTETTAPLPDRADRDTIGFFIAKFLKN, from the exons atgtcagtttttacgAGAATTTCTCTGAAGCCTGAAGTGGTCGAACATCTACAGAGCGTCTTCTTGAACGCGGAG gtgttgGCTGCAGTGGGTCACCAGGAGGCCGAGAGTCGTTTTCACAGGCTGCTCACATGTCTCACACACCCGCCTTCGTACACATGTGTTCGGGCCAGCACTCATCTCGCCTCCCTGGAGGAGATCAGACACAAGTTGGGAGAAGAGCTGACGAAG CAGCAGATGTGCAGCTCGTCAGCAGAGGACGTCTCCCTTCGGATCGTCCCTCACCCGAGAATTCcagatgtgctgctgcttcctgtcgATGGCCCACG ACCCGTGaagcagctcagctcagagGTGATGGTCGGCGCTCAGTGCGGCAACGCTGTGCTGCGAGGAGCTCATGTGTTCGCCCCGGGGATCCTCGCCAGCCCCAAGT ACATGAAGGCTGGAGATGTGGTTTCTGTCTTCTCTGACTTGGAGGGAAGGTGCACCCGAGGAGCCACGAGTTTCCAGGGGAAGAAGGTGTTTGTGGGAAATGGAGTCGCTGAACTGGGCCGCTCCAGCATCTTCTGCGCAGATAAACCTCCAAA AGGTGTTGGTGTTCGGATGGTGGATCCACTTTATCAGAGTCCTTCGTTTGATGGTGTTCTTCCCAACCTGGCGTTCCTACAG AACCTCCCGTCTGTGGTGGTGGGACACGTGCTCGGGCCTCGTCCTGGAGAACGGATCCTGGATATGTGCGCCGCACCTGGAGGGAAGACCTGTCACATCGCTGCCCTCATGGGGGATCAG GGCGAGGTCATGGCCTTGGACCGGATCCGAAATAAGATCGACCGAATTCATCAAAATGCCCAAATGTTGCAATTGCGCAGCATCAAAGCTTTTTGCTTCAACAGCACTCAGGCTGTGAGCAGTGACCCGGCGCACGGCACCGAAG GACCACCCTTCCCTCCTGAGAGTTTTGACCGGGTTCTGTTGGACGCTCCCTGCAGCGGCCTCGGGCAGAGGCCCAACATGGCGTGCACCTGGAGCCTCAAGGAGATTTGTTCGTACCAGCCTCTGCAGCGCAAGTTGTTTCACGCT gcagTGCAGCTGTTAAAGACAGGCGGGGTTCTGGTGTACAGCACCTGCACAGTGACTCTAGCAGAGAATGAGGAGCAGGTCGCCTGGGCCCTCGCTACCTTTCCCTGCCTCACGCTTCAGCCACAG GAGCCTCACATTGGTGCAGAAGGCATGTTGGGAGCCGGCCTGCCACCTGAGCAGCTGCGCCTCCTCCAGAGGTTCAGTCCCGAGCTGATCTGGGACCAGACGGAGACGACAGCTCCCCTCCCAGACAGAGCTGACAGGGACACCATCGGCTTCTTTATTGCCAAGTTCCTGAAAAACTGA
- the nsun6 gene encoding tRNA (cytosine(72)-C(5))-methyltransferase NSUN6 isoform X2 — translation MSVFTRISLKPEVVEHLQSVFLNAEVLAAVGHQEAESRFHRLLTCLTHPPSYTCVRASTHLASLEEIRHKLGEELTKQMCSSSAEDVSLRIVPHPRIPDVLLLPVDGPRPVKQLSSEVMVGAQCGNAVLRGAHVFAPGILASPKYMKAGDVVSVFSDLEGRCTRGATSFQGKKVFVGNGVAELGRSSIFCADKPPKGVGVRMVDPLYQSPSFDGVLPNLAFLQNLPSVVVGHVLGPRPGERILDMCAAPGGKTCHIAALMGDQGEVMALDRIRNKIDRIHQNAQMLQLRSIKAFCFNSTQAVSSDPAHGTEGPPFPPESFDRVLLDAPCSGLGQRPNMACTWSLKEICSYQPLQRKLFHAAVQLLKTGGVLVYSTCTVTLAENEEQVAWALATFPCLTLQPQEPHIGAEGMLGAGLPPEQLRLLQRFSPELIWDQTETTAPLPDRADRDTIGFFIAKFLKN, via the exons atgtcagtttttacgAGAATTTCTCTGAAGCCTGAAGTGGTCGAACATCTACAGAGCGTCTTCTTGAACGCGGAG gtgttgGCTGCAGTGGGTCACCAGGAGGCCGAGAGTCGTTTTCACAGGCTGCTCACATGTCTCACACACCCGCCTTCGTACACATGTGTTCGGGCCAGCACTCATCTCGCCTCCCTGGAGGAGATCAGACACAAGTTGGGAGAAGAGCTGACGAAG CAGATGTGCAGCTCGTCAGCAGAGGACGTCTCCCTTCGGATCGTCCCTCACCCGAGAATTCcagatgtgctgctgcttcctgtcgATGGCCCACG ACCCGTGaagcagctcagctcagagGTGATGGTCGGCGCTCAGTGCGGCAACGCTGTGCTGCGAGGAGCTCATGTGTTCGCCCCGGGGATCCTCGCCAGCCCCAAGT ACATGAAGGCTGGAGATGTGGTTTCTGTCTTCTCTGACTTGGAGGGAAGGTGCACCCGAGGAGCCACGAGTTTCCAGGGGAAGAAGGTGTTTGTGGGAAATGGAGTCGCTGAACTGGGCCGCTCCAGCATCTTCTGCGCAGATAAACCTCCAAA AGGTGTTGGTGTTCGGATGGTGGATCCACTTTATCAGAGTCCTTCGTTTGATGGTGTTCTTCCCAACCTGGCGTTCCTACAG AACCTCCCGTCTGTGGTGGTGGGACACGTGCTCGGGCCTCGTCCTGGAGAACGGATCCTGGATATGTGCGCCGCACCTGGAGGGAAGACCTGTCACATCGCTGCCCTCATGGGGGATCAG GGCGAGGTCATGGCCTTGGACCGGATCCGAAATAAGATCGACCGAATTCATCAAAATGCCCAAATGTTGCAATTGCGCAGCATCAAAGCTTTTTGCTTCAACAGCACTCAGGCTGTGAGCAGTGACCCGGCGCACGGCACCGAAG GACCACCCTTCCCTCCTGAGAGTTTTGACCGGGTTCTGTTGGACGCTCCCTGCAGCGGCCTCGGGCAGAGGCCCAACATGGCGTGCACCTGGAGCCTCAAGGAGATTTGTTCGTACCAGCCTCTGCAGCGCAAGTTGTTTCACGCT gcagTGCAGCTGTTAAAGACAGGCGGGGTTCTGGTGTACAGCACCTGCACAGTGACTCTAGCAGAGAATGAGGAGCAGGTCGCCTGGGCCCTCGCTACCTTTCCCTGCCTCACGCTTCAGCCACAG GAGCCTCACATTGGTGCAGAAGGCATGTTGGGAGCCGGCCTGCCACCTGAGCAGCTGCGCCTCCTCCAGAGGTTCAGTCCCGAGCTGATCTGGGACCAGACGGAGACGACAGCTCCCCTCCCAGACAGAGCTGACAGGGACACCATCGGCTTCTTTATTGCCAAGTTCCTGAAAAACTGA